A genomic segment from Desulfuromonas sp. encodes:
- a CDS encoding universal stress protein, translating to MLPSIKSILLATDLSDNASEAFKHAVVLSRSDQAKIHILHVIPEVEASIRTYVAAVMGEGNLDKIESSHEESARDHFHKVLDDFTRQELSDHPEDLARIGEIEIAHGRPAMKILEAANRLGVDLIVMASHGKGAIEQTFLGSVTEKVLRSSKRPVYVIPLPD from the coding sequence ATGCTGCCATCAATCAAGTCAATACTTCTCGCAACCGACCTGTCCGACAATGCCAGTGAAGCATTCAAACATGCCGTCGTTCTATCAAGATCTGATCAGGCGAAAATCCATATTTTACATGTCATCCCGGAAGTCGAGGCGAGTATCCGTACTTATGTTGCGGCTGTTATGGGCGAGGGGAATCTCGACAAAATCGAATCGTCGCACGAAGAGAGCGCCCGCGACCATTTCCATAAGGTTCTCGATGACTTCACCAGACAGGAGTTATCCGACCATCCGGAAGACCTGGCACGCATCGGGGAAATTGAAATTGCGCATGGCCGCCCGGCGATGAAGATCCTCGAAGCGGCGAACCGACTTGGTGTCGATCTGATCGTTATGGCATCTCATGGCAAAGGCGCCATTGAGCAGACCTTTCTCGGCAGTGTCACCGAAAAGGTGCTCCGCAGTTCAAAACGACCAGTTTACGTCATCCCCCTTCCGGACTGA
- the fadJ gene encoding fatty acid oxidation complex subunit alpha FadJ (multifunctional enoyl-CoA hydratase/3-hydroxyacyl-CoA dehydrogenase/3-hydroxybutyryl-CoA epimerase; catalyzes the formation of an hydroxyacyl-CoA by addition of water on enoyl-CoA; exhibits 3-hydroxyacyl-CoA epimerase and 3-hydroxyacyl-CoA dehydrogenase activities: forms a heterotetramer with FadI; similar to FadA2B2 complex; involved in the anaerobic degradation of long and medium-chain fatty acids in the presence of nitrate): protein MGANIQIAISDGIASVTLAAAEAKVNILNAGFLNELEQAAITLAANDSLKGVIVTSDQPGGFIAGADISEIESVSDAEKGAGLAAVGQRIFTRWENLPFPVVAAIHGHCMGGGTEFALACHFRIAAEDTTLALPEIKLGILPGFGGTQRLPRLISLEKALDIILSGRTVRAKEALSSGLVDRIANNHDLKHSASDFLAEIINNRDRVESARMKKQGGWRRLLLEKNPIGRTILFKQARKQLGKKTGGHYPAPLKALDVIETTYGTPLDTGLKLEAAALGELIITPESKNLVHLYHLSQRPKKIGERFDQTIEIKKAAVLGAGVMGGGIAHLLASRGIPTLIKDINQQALDAGIEHARTLFRKEIEKKNGASSTLDEKMSLLTPTLDYTQFADVDLVIEAVVEKIAIKQAVLKEAEPHLPSHAIFATNTSALSVSDLQTNAMRPGRVGGLHFFNPVDRMPLIEVVRGKQSSDETTGSLFKLAGRIGKTPIITGDRTGFLVNRLLVTYLLEAALAATEGVNWMSLDKLITRFGYPMGPFRLVDEVGIDIAVEVGDTLCQSFGYLQPTDLLQKILDLGLLGKKGEKGFYSYANGRCQGANHEIEQVLPATGRDAGHNELKRLLYLMVNEAGRCLDEGIIASPEDIDTGMVFGTGFPPFHGGLCRWADAEGLPDIVKTLKDFAGLHGERFAPCAYLQSKKRFYEKKP, encoded by the coding sequence ATGGGCGCAAATATTCAAATTGCCATCTCTGACGGAATTGCATCGGTGACACTGGCCGCTGCCGAGGCTAAAGTCAACATCCTCAACGCCGGGTTTCTGAATGAGCTTGAACAAGCAGCGATTACACTAGCTGCCAATGATTCGCTAAAAGGTGTGATTGTCACAAGTGATCAACCGGGCGGCTTTATTGCCGGAGCCGATATCAGCGAAATTGAAAGCGTATCCGACGCCGAAAAAGGGGCCGGGCTTGCGGCTGTCGGCCAACGCATTTTCACTCGCTGGGAGAATCTGCCGTTCCCCGTTGTTGCAGCCATCCATGGCCACTGTATGGGTGGTGGCACCGAGTTCGCTCTCGCCTGCCACTTCCGAATTGCTGCTGAGGATACAACTCTCGCCCTGCCGGAAATAAAACTTGGCATTCTGCCCGGTTTTGGCGGAACACAGCGTCTTCCCCGCCTGATCTCACTTGAAAAAGCTCTCGATATTATCCTCAGCGGTCGCACCGTCAGGGCAAAAGAAGCCCTTTCCTCAGGCCTCGTTGACCGGATTGCAAATAATCATGACCTGAAACATTCGGCCAGCGATTTTCTCGCTGAAATCATCAACAACCGCGACAGAGTCGAATCTGCTCGGATGAAGAAGCAGGGGGGGTGGCGCCGACTTCTGCTTGAAAAAAATCCGATCGGCCGGACAATTCTTTTCAAGCAGGCTCGCAAGCAATTAGGCAAAAAGACCGGCGGCCACTACCCGGCCCCTCTCAAAGCCCTGGACGTTATCGAAACAACATACGGTACTCCTCTTGACACCGGTCTGAAACTAGAAGCGGCGGCTCTCGGTGAATTGATCATCACCCCGGAAAGCAAGAATCTGGTCCACCTGTATCACCTTTCGCAAAGACCGAAGAAAATTGGTGAGCGGTTCGACCAAACCATTGAGATAAAAAAAGCAGCCGTTCTTGGCGCCGGCGTCATGGGGGGCGGTATCGCCCATCTTTTGGCCAGCCGCGGCATACCGACCCTGATCAAGGATATCAATCAGCAGGCACTTGATGCCGGGATCGAGCACGCCCGCACCCTCTTCCGGAAGGAAATCGAGAAGAAAAACGGCGCCTCGTCAACACTTGATGAAAAGATGTCCCTGCTCACGCCAACACTTGATTACACACAATTTGCAGATGTCGATCTGGTGATCGAAGCTGTGGTTGAAAAAATTGCGATCAAGCAGGCCGTACTGAAAGAGGCCGAACCTCACCTGCCATCGCATGCCATTTTCGCGACCAACACCTCTGCCCTTTCGGTGAGTGATCTGCAGACGAACGCGATGCGACCCGGCAGGGTTGGTGGCCTTCATTTCTTCAATCCTGTTGACCGGATGCCATTGATCGAGGTCGTGCGCGGCAAGCAGAGTTCGGACGAAACCACAGGATCACTTTTCAAACTGGCTGGCAGGATCGGCAAGACCCCGATCATAACCGGCGACCGGACCGGATTCCTGGTCAACCGACTACTTGTGACCTACCTGCTTGAAGCTGCTCTGGCCGCAACCGAAGGGGTCAACTGGATGTCACTCGATAAACTTATCACCCGTTTCGGGTATCCGATGGGACCCTTCCGGCTGGTCGATGAAGTCGGGATTGACATTGCAGTGGAAGTTGGCGACACCCTCTGCCAGAGCTTCGGCTACCTGCAGCCAACTGACCTGCTGCAGAAAATCCTTGATCTCGGATTGCTCGGCAAAAAAGGTGAAAAAGGTTTTTACAGTTACGCCAACGGCCGTTGCCAGGGTGCCAACCACGAAATTGAGCAGGTCCTCCCGGCAACCGGGCGCGACGCGGGCCATAATGAGCTGAAGCGGTTGCTTTACCTGATGGTCAATGAAGCCGGACGGTGTCTTGACGAAGGCATTATTGCTTCACCGGAAGATATTGATACCGGAATGGTGTTCGGGACCGGTTTTCCACCTTTTCACGGTGGACTTTGCCGCTGGGCCGACGCTGAAGGGCTTCCGGATATCGTCAAAACATTAAAAGACTTTGCCGGTCTGCATGGAGAACGATTTGCACCTTGCGCCTACCTGCAAAGCAAAAAACGCTTTTATGAGAAGAAGCCTTAA
- a CDS encoding citramalate synthase, whose protein sequence is MVKLYDTTLRDGTQSEDISFQVADKIRIARKLDELGIHYIEGGWPGSNPKDIAFFKEIKKESLEQAKIAAFGSTRRAKTTPDKDDNIRTLIQAEPDTVTIFGKTWDFHVKEALRISLEENLELIFDSLEYLKQNVGEVVYDAEHFFDGYKANPEYALKTLQAAQDAGTDCIVLCDTNGGTMPYEVGSIIGEIKKTIKTPLGIHTHNDSECAVANSLVAVEHGIVHVQGTMNGFGERCGNANLCSIIPALKLKMGRECVTDEQMRNLRTASRYVYELANLIPNKHQAYVGNSAFAHKGGVHVSAIQRHPETYEHIRPEQVGNLTRVLVSDLSGRSNILAKAEEFNINIDSKDPMTMELLEEIKELENKGFQFEGAEASFELMMRRALGTIRPFFTVIGFRVIDAKHSENEKPQSEATVKVKVGGRVEHTAAEGDGPVNALDNALRKALESFYPTLKQIKLFDYKVRVLPAGKGTASVTRVLIESGDKTGRWGTVGVSDNIIDASYQALVDALQYKLLCEQEGAEE, encoded by the coding sequence ATGGTCAAGCTTTACGATACGACCCTGCGTGACGGCACGCAGTCCGAGGATATATCGTTCCAGGTTGCGGACAAGATCCGGATTGCCCGGAAACTTGATGAACTCGGCATTCACTACATCGAGGGTGGCTGGCCCGGTTCGAACCCGAAGGACATCGCCTTCTTTAAGGAAATCAAGAAAGAGAGTCTGGAACAGGCTAAAATTGCCGCTTTCGGCTCAACCCGACGGGCCAAGACAACTCCGGACAAGGATGACAATATCCGCACTCTCATCCAGGCCGAGCCTGATACCGTTACGATCTTCGGCAAGACCTGGGATTTTCATGTGAAAGAGGCGCTGCGGATTTCCCTCGAAGAGAACCTCGAACTGATCTTTGATTCGCTGGAATATCTCAAGCAGAATGTTGGTGAGGTTGTTTACGATGCCGAACACTTCTTCGATGGCTACAAGGCGAACCCGGAATACGCCCTGAAAACGCTGCAGGCCGCCCAGGATGCCGGGACGGATTGCATCGTGCTGTGTGATACCAATGGCGGCACCATGCCGTATGAGGTCGGATCGATCATTGGCGAGATTAAAAAAACGATCAAGACTCCGCTCGGAATCCATACCCACAATGATAGCGAATGCGCTGTTGCCAATTCTCTGGTTGCTGTCGAGCACGGGATTGTCCATGTTCAGGGGACGATGAACGGTTTTGGCGAACGGTGCGGCAATGCCAACCTCTGTTCGATCATCCCGGCCCTCAAACTCAAAATGGGCCGTGAATGTGTGACCGATGAGCAGATGCGGAATCTCAGGACCGCCTCGCGCTACGTTTATGAACTGGCCAACCTGATTCCGAACAAGCACCAGGCTTATGTCGGCAACTCGGCCTTTGCCCACAAAGGCGGGGTGCATGTCTCAGCGATCCAGCGCCACCCCGAAACCTATGAGCACATCCGCCCCGAGCAGGTTGGGAATCTGACCCGGGTTCTGGTTTCCGATCTTTCCGGGCGCTCCAATATCCTGGCCAAGGCGGAAGAATTCAATATCAACATCGACAGCAAGGACCCGATGACGATGGAGCTGCTCGAGGAGATCAAGGAACTCGAGAACAAGGGGTTCCAGTTCGAAGGAGCCGAAGCCTCTTTTGAACTGATGATGCGCCGGGCCCTGGGTACGATCAGGCCTTTCTTTACGGTCATCGGCTTCCGGGTTATCGATGCCAAGCACAGCGAGAACGAGAAGCCGCAGTCCGAGGCAACGGTGAAGGTAAAGGTCGGCGGCCGGGTCGAGCACACTGCTGCCGAAGGAGACGGGCCGGTTAATGCTCTTGATAACGCCTTGCGCAAGGCCCTGGAGAGTTTCTATCCGACCCTGAAGCAGATTAAACTTTTTGATTACAAGGTTCGCGTTCTTCCGGCCGGCAAGGGAACGGCCTCGGTAACCCGGGTTTTGATTGAATCGGGTGATAAGACCGGGCGCTGGGGAACGGTCGGGGTCAGTGACAATATTATCGATGCCTCTTACCAGGCATTGGTTGATGCCTTGCAGTATAAACTGTTGTGCGAGCAGGAGGGTGCCGAGGAATGA
- a CDS encoding aspartate kinase (catalyzes the formation of 4-phospho-L-aspartate from L-aspartate and ATP, in Bacillus, lysine sensitive; regulated by response to starvation.), with amino-acid sequence MALVVQKYGGTSVGSVEKIKNVARRVARTFDEGNQVVVVVSAMAGETDKLVGLANEVCDIPDEREYDVLVASGEQVSIALLAMTLKSMGYQAKSYLGWQIPIYTDEAHSTARISEIQGQNIRADLEKGTICIVAGFQGITADGSIATLGRGGSDTSAVAVAAAMEADVCEIYTDVDGVYTTDPRIVAAASKIDKISYDEMLEMASLGAKVLQIRSVEFAKKYGVVIHVRSSFNDNLGTLVKEEDADMETVLVSGITYNKNEAKISVMRVPDKPGIASALFTPLSDANITVDMIIQNVSHEGFTDLTFTVPRTDFKKALQIVEESAGKIGAEEVKTNENIAKVSIVGVGMRSHSGIASKMFETLSAEGVNIEMISTSEIKVSCVIADKYTELAVRVLHQAFGLDDENVKSEE; translated from the coding sequence ATGGCCCTGGTCGTACAGAAATATGGCGGAACCTCGGTCGGTTCTGTTGAAAAGATCAAAAATGTTGCCCGCCGGGTGGCCCGCACCTTTGATGAGGGGAACCAGGTCGTCGTTGTTGTTTCGGCAATGGCCGGCGAGACTGACAAGCTGGTCGGCCTCGCCAACGAGGTCTGTGATATTCCGGATGAACGTGAATATGATGTCCTGGTCGCCAGCGGCGAACAGGTCTCGATCGCGTTGCTGGCCATGACCCTGAAGTCGATGGGCTATCAGGCGAAAAGCTACCTCGGCTGGCAAATTCCGATTTACACAGACGAAGCACATTCAACGGCCCGGATCAGTGAGATTCAGGGCCAGAATATCCGGGCCGACCTTGAAAAAGGGACGATCTGTATTGTCGCCGGTTTTCAGGGGATTACTGCCGATGGCAGTATTGCAACCCTGGGGCGAGGTGGTTCCGACACCTCGGCCGTCGCTGTGGCGGCGGCGATGGAGGCCGATGTCTGTGAGATTTACACCGATGTTGACGGGGTTTATACCACCGATCCGCGGATCGTCGCAGCCGCTTCGAAAATTGATAAAATCTCTTATGATGAAATGCTCGAGATGGCATCACTCGGAGCCAAGGTTCTGCAGATCCGTTCGGTTGAATTTGCCAAGAAATACGGCGTGGTCATCCATGTCCGTTCGAGCTTTAACGATAACCTGGGAACACTGGTAAAGGAGGAGGATGCCGATATGGAAACGGTCCTCGTTTCGGGAATTACATACAACAAAAACGAAGCAAAAATCTCTGTCATGCGGGTACCGGACAAGCCGGGAATTGCCTCAGCACTCTTCACTCCGCTGTCCGATGCGAACATTACGGTCGATATGATTATTCAGAATGTTTCGCACGAAGGTTTTACAGACCTCACCTTTACGGTGCCGCGGACCGACTTCAAAAAAGCTCTTCAGATTGTTGAAGAGAGTGCCGGTAAAATCGGTGCCGAGGAGGTCAAGACCAATGAAAATATCGCCAAAGTCTCGATTGTCGGTGTCGGCATGCGATCGCACTCCGGTATTGCCAGCAAGATGTTCGAGACCCTTTCGGCCGAAGGTGTCAACATCGAGATGATTTCAACCAGTGAGATCAAGGTCTCCTGTGTTATCGCCGATAAGTACACCGAACTTGCCGTCCGGGTGCTGCATCAGGCTTTCGGCCTTGACGATGAAAACGTCAAGAGCGAAGAGTAG
- the lpdA gene encoding dihydrolipoyl dehydrogenase, producing MPNKEYDIAVIGGGPGGYVAAIRAAQQDACVCLVEADRVGGTCLNRGCIPTKALYSTALLKERLAHASDHGISVGEVGFDFSRAMERKDGVVEQLVGGIEQLLKSRSVDVIKGKASLEGEGQICIRQPGVTGRIKAKKIIIATGSLPARPQALSIDGKNILTSNEILAIKDLPESLLVIGGGYIGCEFAGIFAALGSRVTIVEALPQILSLSDRQIVREVEKSFKERSVAVHVDTAVESLEVTPDGVRAKFGDQEQLFAKVLVAVGRVPNITGLDLDSVGVEVENGAIKVDEGLRTSASDIYAIGDVTGGIQLAHVASYQAGIAVANALGGNESTDYSVVPSAIFTLPEIGQVGLTETECKEQGITVNIGRFAYMASGKALCDGESRGSIKIMAEKKSDRIVGAAIVGAEASALISEVAVAMTHGLTAGQLGEVIHAHPTLPEIVLEAAEDVGGHAIHKAGRKKK from the coding sequence ATGCCGAATAAGGAATATGATATTGCCGTAATCGGTGGTGGACCTGGCGGCTATGTTGCAGCCATCCGCGCCGCCCAGCAGGATGCCTGCGTCTGCCTGGTCGAAGCCGACCGGGTCGGTGGAACCTGCCTGAACCGTGGCTGCATTCCGACCAAGGCGCTCTACAGCACCGCCCTGCTCAAGGAGCGTCTGGCACATGCCTCCGATCACGGTATAAGCGTGGGCGAGGTCGGGTTTGATTTTTCCCGGGCTATGGAACGCAAAGATGGTGTTGTTGAGCAGCTGGTCGGCGGTATTGAGCAGTTGCTGAAAAGCCGGAGCGTTGATGTCATCAAGGGCAAGGCGTCGCTTGAGGGGGAAGGGCAAATCTGCATCCGTCAGCCGGGGGTCACCGGTCGCATCAAGGCGAAAAAGATTATCATTGCGACCGGCTCGCTTCCGGCCCGTCCGCAGGCCCTGTCAATCGACGGGAAAAATATTTTGACCAGCAATGAAATTCTTGCTATTAAAGACCTTCCCGAGAGCCTGCTGGTGATCGGCGGGGGCTATATAGGTTGTGAATTTGCCGGTATTTTTGCGGCTCTCGGCAGCCGGGTGACAATCGTAGAAGCACTGCCGCAAATCCTCTCGCTGAGTGATCGGCAGATTGTCCGGGAAGTCGAAAAATCGTTCAAGGAACGTTCGGTCGCCGTTCATGTCGATACGGCAGTCGAATCTCTTGAAGTCACCCCGGATGGCGTCCGGGCGAAATTTGGTGATCAGGAACAGCTTTTTGCCAAAGTCCTGGTTGCGGTCGGCCGGGTTCCGAACATCACCGGCCTTGATCTTGACTCGGTCGGTGTTGAGGTTGAAAACGGCGCCATCAAGGTCGATGAAGGCTTGCGGACGTCGGCTTCCGATATCTATGCCATCGGTGATGTCACCGGCGGAATCCAGCTGGCGCATGTCGCCTCCTATCAGGCCGGTATTGCCGTAGCCAATGCTCTCGGCGGTAACGAGAGCACTGATTATTCGGTGGTGCCGAGCGCCATTTTCACCTTGCCGGAGATCGGCCAGGTCGGTTTGACCGAAACCGAATGCAAGGAACAGGGGATCACTGTCAATATCGGCCGGTTTGCCTATATGGCTTCCGGTAAAGCTCTCTGTGATGGCGAGAGCCGTGGTTCGATCAAGATCATGGCAGAAAAAAAGAGTGACCGGATCGTCGGCGCGGCGATCGTTGGCGCAGAGGCTTCGGCCCTGATTTCCGAAGTGGCGGTGGCGATGACCCATGGCCTGACCGCCGGGCAGCTTGGCGAGGTTATTCATGCCCACCCGACCTTGCCGGAGATTGTACTGGAAGCGGCCGAGGACGTCGGCGGCCACGCCATTCACAAGGCCGGCCGCAAAAAGAAATGA
- a CDS encoding tRNA (adenosine(37)-N6)-threonylcarbamoyltransferase complex ATPase subunit type 1 TsaE has translation MKPLAFVSHSPEQTQHVGEALGRLCSGATVFLLEGDLGSGKTCLVQGIAKGLGVPSEVAVNSPTYTLMNLYRGRFEIAHFDLYRLASADELIELDFDSYLRGEGVTIVEWPGLVDQHRLKGLHLQLDYGEEENDRTFLLTALDASGEDLLTDLAETRKEY, from the coding sequence GTGAAGCCTCTGGCGTTTGTCAGCCATTCGCCGGAACAGACGCAGCATGTCGGCGAAGCGCTTGGCCGCCTCTGCTCCGGCGCCACGGTCTTTCTGCTTGAGGGTGACCTTGGCAGTGGCAAAACCTGTCTGGTTCAGGGGATAGCCAAAGGGCTCGGCGTCCCTTCAGAGGTCGCGGTCAACAGCCCGACCTATACGCTGATGAACCTTTACCGCGGCCGCTTCGAAATCGCCCATTTTGATCTTTACCGTCTCGCTTCTGCCGACGAGTTGATTGAGCTTGATTTTGACTCCTATCTGCGGGGAGAGGGTGTGACGATCGTTGAATGGCCCGGACTGGTCGATCAGCACAGGTTGAAAGGATTGCATCTGCAACTCGATTATGGCGAAGAAGAGAATGATCGAACATTTCTCCTGACCGCGCTCGATGCATCGGGAGAAGACCTGCTGACCGACCTGGCCGAAACCAGGAAGGAGTACTGA
- a CDS encoding bifunctional ADP-dependent NAD(P)H-hydrate dehydratase/NAD(P)H-hydrate epimerase encodes MILLTAKQMRELDRAAIEDWHVPGPVLMENAGKATVDQLEDVFAELCPGPVTILAGKGNNGGDGYVIARHLLNRGWQVLTIVLAAAEKITGDARINLDILLKSEAEVLFVTDSDELERLLPQLDPIIVVDALFGTGLFSAVSGLYEKAIDWANEAAEAIIAVDIPSGIDATSGKVLGTAVAADLTVTFACAKVGQVIYPGAEYVGDLVVADIGIPVQLLQQQDVDHHFIDFAAARFLLPERPASGHKGTFGHLLLVAGSSGKSGAAALAAEAALRAGVGLATLACPAQLHPVFEEKLTEVMTVPLPEVDGRVSMQALVDIQQLWQQKSVLAVGPGLGTGEEVAGLVRRLVRECPLPLVVDADGLNALAGHLEILQERMAPTVLTPHPGEMARLTGLSVAEVESDRISIARQVACSRQVVVVLKGARTIVATPDGAVFINGSGNPALASGGTGDVLTGVISGLLAQGMKAEAAALLGVYLHGRSADRLAESRGQAGVLASDLLADLPATREELLTGDELC; translated from the coding sequence ATGATTTTACTGACGGCAAAACAGATGCGTGAACTTGATCGGGCAGCGATCGAGGATTGGCATGTCCCCGGCCCGGTTCTGATGGAGAATGCCGGCAAGGCGACCGTCGACCAGCTCGAAGATGTTTTTGCTGAACTCTGTCCCGGTCCGGTCACGATTCTGGCGGGCAAGGGGAATAATGGCGGCGATGGTTATGTCATTGCCCGGCATCTGCTCAACCGCGGCTGGCAGGTTTTGACCATCGTTCTGGCGGCCGCCGAAAAGATAACGGGCGATGCCAGGATCAATCTCGATATCCTCCTGAAAAGCGAAGCAGAAGTCCTTTTTGTCACCGATAGTGATGAGCTCGAGCGCCTGTTGCCGCAGCTCGACCCGATTATTGTCGTCGACGCCCTGTTCGGAACCGGCCTTTTTTCCGCGGTTTCAGGGCTCTATGAAAAAGCGATTGACTGGGCGAATGAAGCTGCCGAAGCGATCATTGCCGTTGATATACCCTCCGGAATTGACGCGACGAGCGGCAAAGTACTCGGGACGGCGGTTGCAGCCGACCTGACCGTAACATTTGCCTGCGCTAAAGTCGGCCAGGTTATCTATCCGGGAGCCGAATATGTCGGCGATCTGGTTGTCGCCGATATCGGAATTCCGGTCCAGCTTCTGCAACAGCAGGATGTTGATCATCATTTTATCGATTTTGCCGCAGCCCGCTTCCTGCTGCCGGAACGGCCGGCTTCAGGGCACAAGGGGACCTTTGGACACCTGTTGCTGGTTGCCGGATCGAGCGGAAAGTCGGGAGCGGCTGCTCTGGCTGCTGAAGCGGCCCTGCGGGCCGGCGTCGGTTTGGCCACTTTGGCTTGCCCGGCACAACTGCATCCGGTTTTTGAGGAGAAACTGACCGAGGTGATGACTGTGCCGTTACCTGAAGTCGACGGGAGGGTCAGCATGCAGGCCTTGGTCGATATCCAACAGTTGTGGCAACAGAAGTCGGTGCTGGCCGTTGGTCCCGGACTCGGAACCGGCGAAGAAGTTGCCGGACTTGTCCGGCGCCTGGTTCGCGAGTGCCCGCTGCCACTGGTTGTCGATGCCGATGGTCTGAACGCACTGGCCGGTCATCTCGAAATATTACAGGAGCGGATGGCGCCGACAGTGCTGACTCCGCATCCCGGAGAAATGGCCCGATTGACCGGTCTGTCGGTTGCCGAAGTCGAGTCGGACCGAATTTCAATTGCCCGGCAGGTTGCCTGCTCCCGGCAAGTTGTTGTTGTCCTCAAGGGGGCCCGAACCATTGTTGCTACGCCCGATGGTGCGGTTTTTATCAATGGCAGCGGTAATCCGGCTCTTGCCAGCGGCGGGACCGGGGATGTGCTGACCGGGGTGATCAGCGGCCTGCTTGCCCAGGGTATGAAAGCTGAAGCGGCGGCGCTGCTTGGCGTTTATCTGCATGGCCGGTCAGCCGACCGCCTTGCCGAAAGCCGAGGCCAGGCCGGTGTTCTGGCGTCGGATCTTCTGGCCGATTTACCAGCAACACGAGAAGAACTATTGACAGGGGATGAATTATGTTGA
- the acpS gene encoding holo-[acyl-carrier-protein] synthase, with protein MSPLAGIGTDLARISRFEKFLDRKMAVIERIFTAGEIEYALAKKYPAPHLAARFAAKEAFLKALGLGLRDGISWHDMTVELNPLGKPSLRLSGRAREIFDGQDCSGLHLSYSHEGDYAVATVVLETE; from the coding sequence ATGTCGCCGCTTGCCGGGATCGGTACTGATCTGGCACGGATCAGCCGTTTTGAAAAATTCCTTGATCGGAAAATGGCCGTTATCGAGCGGATTTTCACGGCCGGGGAAATCGAGTATGCCCTGGCAAAGAAATACCCGGCGCCACATCTTGCGGCCCGGTTTGCCGCCAAGGAAGCCTTCCTCAAGGCCCTCGGGCTCGGTCTGCGTGACGGCATTTCTTGGCATGACATGACCGTCGAATTGAACCCGCTGGGCAAACCATCGCTGCGGTTGTCCGGCCGGGCCCGGGAAATTTTCGATGGACAGGACTGTTCCGGGCTGCACCTTTCATACAGCCATGAAGGTGATTACGCGGTCGCGACAGTTGTGCTGGAGACAGAATGA
- a CDS encoding pyridoxine 5'-phosphate synthase, with the protein MAKLGVNVDHVATIRQARGGSEPDPVTAASVSELAGADGITVHLREDRRHIQERDVMLLRKTIRTRMNLEMAPTDEMVAIALKILPDAVTLVPEKREELMTEGGLDVSLHRLLVKKQVEMLRQGGITVSLFVDPEIEQIKMSHRVGADYIEIHTGTYCDAKKPEMRKNELAKIETAIRAGRKLGLGINAGHGLDYWNIRDVIALGGVEEYNIGHSIISRAVLVGLDRAVREMADLVHGG; encoded by the coding sequence GTGGCGAAACTGGGAGTTAATGTCGATCATGTTGCGACCATTCGCCAGGCCCGTGGCGGAAGCGAGCCGGACCCGGTAACGGCGGCTTCGGTTTCCGAGTTGGCCGGCGCCGACGGCATCACCGTTCACTTGCGTGAAGACCGGCGACATATCCAGGAGCGTGATGTCATGCTGCTCCGGAAAACGATCCGGACCCGCATGAATCTCGAAATGGCTCCGACTGACGAGATGGTTGCGATTGCATTGAAAATACTTCCTGACGCGGTGACCCTGGTTCCGGAAAAGCGCGAAGAGTTGATGACCGAAGGCGGCCTTGATGTCAGCCTGCACCGCCTGCTGGTCAAGAAACAGGTCGAAATGCTGCGCCAGGGCGGGATTACCGTTTCCCTCTTTGTTGATCCCGAGATCGAACAGATCAAGATGTCACACCGGGTCGGCGCTGATTATATCGAGATCCATACCGGAACCTACTGCGATGCCAAAAAGCCGGAAATGCGGAAGAATGAGCTGGCGAAAATCGAAACCGCCATCCGGGCCGGCCGTAAACTCGGTCTCGGCATCAATGCCGGGCATGGTCTCGATTACTGGAATATCCGCGACGTCATCGCCCTCGGTGGAGTCGAGGAATACAATATCGGTCACAGCATTATTTCCCGGGCGGTACTGGTCGGACTGGACCGGGCGGTCAGAGAAATGGCCGACCTGGTGCACGGGGGCTGA